A window of Desulfovibrio sp. UIB00 genomic DNA:
AGCACTGCCAGAGAGTATGCTTTGCAGAAGGCCCCGGCGGCACCGGAAAAGCCTGCGCCGATTGCACCCACGCCCAAGGAAGCACCGGAGAAGGCCCCTGTGCCGGGAAATCGCGCTGACAAGGATGGCGTAACGAAGATTTAGGGTGATTTTGCGAGCGCATTGGGTGAAACAAGAGGGTTTTGGCGGCGGGGTGAGCCTGTCGGGCTGATTTACGCAAACCCGACTTTTGCACCCTGAATGCGTCAGCGCCGGGATTTTGATGCTCACGTACTTGAGTACGCTGCGCTCAAAATTCCGGCGCTTCCTTTTCAGACCGCAAAACGCGTATTTTGCAAATTCGCCCAACACCAGCCATCGCCTTCGCGTTGCTCCGGCGAGTTTAAGGAAGGCGACTCCACGGCTAGCTTTTGATGGCGGGCTTTTTTTCTGACTAGTAAATTTTCCGTCTGACCATGGTTGGATGGTAACGGGCATCACCGCAAGTAACGCGAAGATTTTGCAGGTCTCTTTGTTTGCTATTTGGATTTGTCGAAGCTTTATGCAGGCAGAGTACCACGGGGCAAAGATCGAAGTATTTTGCAGTTAGTCCAAGAACTGAGGGATGTTGGCTGAAGCGGAATACCATTCAAAGCGAAAGTGGGCGCTGGCATTAACGCGGCGCGGAGGGAGATCACCTGAGCGAGCTTAGCGAGCGAGGGAAGCTCCCGCAGCTATGGCCGCGTTGCCCTCGTCACGCTAAGGAAGTTGAAAGCCCTCTTAGGGGGTGCTTCGGGGGGGATGCAAGGGGGGCCGAGAAGGGGGCGTAGCCCCATAACCGGCCCCGCCTTGCTGCGCGCCGCACAGGCGTCCCAAACTCCGCCGGAGGGCGGAATTTAGTGCCCGCAGGGCAGCAAAAATAATCAATCGCCGCCTCGCAGGCATCTCCCCCTAATTTAATACCGTCGGCGCATCAGTCGCGACCATGCTCGCAGGATGCCGCAGCAATAAAAGCTCCAGCTCTTCCAGCAAGGCCTTGCAGCCCTCGCCGTTCTTGGCGGAAATCGTCAACGCATGGGGAAAGGCATCCGCCAGCTCAGCGCGGGCCGGGGCTTCCAGCTGATCCCACTTGTTCAGAATCATCAGCCTCGGCATGCGGTCCAGTTCCATTTCGGCAAGGATGGTTTCCACAGCGCTTATCTGCTGCAAAAGGTCAGGATGCGAGGCATCGGCAACGTGCAGCAAAAGATCGGCAGCTTCCAGCTCCTCAAGGGTGGCACGAAAGGCGTCCATCAGCTCCTTTGGCAGATTGCGGATAAAGCCCACAGTGTCGGCCATGATGATTTCTTTTTCCGCAGGAAAGCGCAGCCGCCGGGTTGTGGGGTCAAGCGTGGCGAAAAGTTTGTTCTCGGCCAGCACTTCCGAGCGGGTAAGCGTGTTGAGCAGGGTGGACTTGCCCGCGTTGGTGTAGCCCACAAGCGCCGCCAGCGGGATGCCCTGCCGCGAACGCCGGGCGCGTGTGAACGAGCGCTGCCGCCGCAACTGGTCAAGCTCTTTGCGGATGCGGGCCATGCGCTCACGGATTTTGCGGCGGTCGGTCTCCAGCTTGGTTTCGCCGGGGCCGCGCCCGCCAATGCCGCCCATGAGGCGGTCCATGGCGCGGTTCTTACCCACAAGGCGCGGCTGGGTATAGCGCAGCTGGGCCAGTTCCACCTGGAGCTTGCCTGCGCGGCTTACCGCATGCTGGGCAAAAATATCCAGAATAAGCTGGGTACGGTCAATGACCTTGCGCTCGGTGATGTCTGCCAGATTGTGCAACTGAGCGGGCGAAAGCTCGCCGTCAAAAACCATCATGCCCGCGCGGCCTTGCAGGGCCAGCACTTCAAGCTCTGCCACCTTGCCCTTGCCCATGATGAGGCGGGGGTTGATCTGCGCCACGCGCTGCACCATGCGCCCGGCTACAGTCAGGCCTGCGGTGCGGGCCAGTTCCGCCAGTTCGTCCAGATTGCGTTCCTGAATGATGCGCGGCTGCGTGCCTACAGAAACCAGCATGGCGCGGGGGGTGTCGTCGGCTTCGCGGGCGTCCTCTGCCTTGCGGGCAAGTTCTTCTTCCAGCGCTTCGGCGGTGGCGACAAACTGCGATTCCGTGCGATCCCACGGCTGCGGGGCATCAAGATGGTAGGGCTGGCTGCCTGAAGGATTGGGCAAAAGATGGGCTGCCTGCCATTGCACGGGGTCGCCAACCGGGTTCACGGTGAGCGCCACCACGGCATCCAGCCGCAGAAAGAGCATGTCCATCAGGTCTTCCTGACTGATGCCGCCGGGGGAAAGGTGGGTGTGCAGCAGGCGCAGACCGCGCAGGCGTTCCTGCCCGCTGCGTCCGCGCGGCAGTTCGGGAATCATGATGCTGCCAGCCTCGCCCACAATAACCATCTGCACCCGGCCCTTGCGGTCAATGAGCAGGCCCAGTTGCCGGCCCACGGCGCGTGAAAGCAGGGAGAGTTCCCGGGCCTGGTCAACGGTGTAGACCTCTTCCGCCGGGAAACGGCGGTTGAACAGGCGGGTGAGTGCTGCAAGCTGGCTCGGCTTGAGCCCTTGCACGTTACCTTCTGGCTTTGGGATAGGAAGCTCCTGAGCGAAATAATGTTAAACCGCACCCGCAACCACTGTACCTCAAAAGGGGCAGGGCTGCGGGTGCGTGAGCAAGTGCGGTGCGTGGGCTTGTATGAAGCCTAGGGACGCAGATACGAGGTGATCAGGGCATCATAGCGCGAGGTGGCCTCAAAAGCGCGCGAGGCCATGACCTGCCGGAACTCAAGGCCCACTGTGGTATCTTTTTCCATTTCTTCCATGGCGGCGGTGTACCACTGCGGCGAGGGCAGCACCAGGATACTGTGGAAGTTCTTGGCCGCAGCGCGCAGCATGCAGGGGCCGCCGATGTCAATTTCCTCCACGGCCTGCTCAAGGGAGAGGTGGCGTTCCACCGCGCCCGCAAAGTCGTAAAGGTTGACGCAGACAAGGTCAAAGGGGCGGATGCCCTTTTCTGACAGGGTCTGCATGTGCTGCGGCTCGTCCTTGTTGGCCAGAATGCCCGCATGAATCTTGGGGTGCAGGGTTTTGACCCGGCCACCCAGAATCTCGGGGAATCCTGTGACGGTGCTTACTGCGGTAACGGACAGCCCGGCTGCCTCAAGGGCCTTCTGGGTGCCGCCGGTGGAGATAAGCTCCACCCCCCGCGATGTAAGAAACGTGGCAAACTCCACAAGGCCGCTTTTGTCCGTAACGCTCAGAATAGCGCGACGAATTGGCAAAATATCCATAAGCGACTCCTTGAAAAATGTCCCGAAAAGGGTTTGGCGGCGTATGTACGCCCACATTCTTGATACCGCAAAAAGCCCGTTCTGGCAATGCGTTGCAGACAAATCCCGCCCAGTGGCCCCTTGCCCGCAAAACAAGCCAAGGCTATGCTGCGGCAGGAGGACGTATGCAGCTCAAGCTTGTTTCATGGAATGTCAATGGTCTGCGCGCCGTGGCGGGCAAGCCCGAATGGGAATGGTTTTCGCGCACCGAAGCGCAGGTTGTGGCCTTGCAGGAAACCAAGGCCCACCCTGACCAGTTGAGCGAAGACGTGCGCGACCCTGACGGATGGGAATCCCACTGGTCGTGGAGCACGGTAAAAAAAGGCTACTCGGGCGTGGCGGTGTTCAGCAAGGTGCCTTCGCTGAATGTGAGCGTGGAGCTGCCCCAGCCGGAGTTTCAGGGCGAGGGACGCCTGCTGCATCTGGAGTATCCGCAGTTCCATTTTTTCAATGGCTATTTCCCCAATGGCGGCGCGGAAGAACTGGACGACAACGGCAAGCCCACGGGGCGCTTCAAGCGTGTGCCGTACAAGATGGGCTTTTTCGACGCCTTTCTCGCCTATGCGGAAGAGTGCCGCAAAAGCAAGCCCATTGTGGTTTGCGGGGATTTTAATATAGCGCACAGGCCCATTGACCTCG
This region includes:
- the hflX gene encoding GTPase HflX — encoded protein: MGRQLGLLIDRKGRVQMVIVGEAGSIMIPELPRGRSGQERLRGLRLLHTHLSPGGISQEDLMDMLFLRLDAVVALTVNPVGDPVQWQAAHLLPNPSGSQPYHLDAPQPWDRTESQFVATAEALEEELARKAEDAREADDTPRAMLVSVGTQPRIIQERNLDELAELARTAGLTVAGRMVQRVAQINPRLIMGKGKVAELEVLALQGRAGMMVFDGELSPAQLHNLADITERKVIDRTQLILDIFAQHAVSRAGKLQVELAQLRYTQPRLVGKNRAMDRLMGGIGGRGPGETKLETDRRKIRERMARIRKELDQLRRQRSFTRARRSRQGIPLAALVGYTNAGKSTLLNTLTRSEVLAENKLFATLDPTTRRLRFPAEKEIIMADTVGFIRNLPKELMDAFRATLEELEAADLLLHVADASHPDLLQQISAVETILAEMELDRMPRLMILNKWDQLEAPARAELADAFPHALTISAKNGEGCKALLEELELLLLRHPASMVATDAPTVLN
- a CDS encoding IMP cyclohydrolase: MDILPIRRAILSVTDKSGLVEFATFLTSRGVELISTGGTQKALEAAGLSVTAVSTVTGFPEILGGRVKTLHPKIHAGILANKDEPQHMQTLSEKGIRPFDLVCVNLYDFAGAVERHLSLEQAVEEIDIGGPCMLRAAAKNFHSILVLPSPQWYTAAMEEMEKDTTVGLEFRQVMASRAFEATSRYDALITSYLRP
- a CDS encoding exodeoxyribonuclease III; its protein translation is MQLKLVSWNVNGLRAVAGKPEWEWFSRTEAQVVALQETKAHPDQLSEDVRDPDGWESHWSWSTVKKGYSGVAVFSKVPSLNVSVELPQPEFQGEGRLLHLEYPQFHFFNGYFPNGGAEELDDNGKPTGRFKRVPYKMGFFDAFLAYAEECRKSKPIVVCGDFNIAHRPIDLARPKQNEKYTGFLPEERAFLDRFTAMGYVDTFRHVHGDKADSYSWWSYKSRAREKNVGWRIDYFFVSQELVPAVRDAWIETDVFGSDHCPVGLCLEF